A window from Plodia interpunctella isolate USDA-ARS_2022_Savannah chromosome 2, ilPloInte3.2, whole genome shotgun sequence encodes these proteins:
- the Muted gene encoding biogenesis of lysosome-related organelles complex 1 subunit 5 isoform X2 gives MTELSREIGEVWSRLFDHRPFLNGEIKFILKEFEEKRGDREVENLFSILETLTETKDNQADKIKKSGEPALPLLSEKLEQALHLCEEVEKEYIDIQKRSEQKRLENQEKRQKEWDQFIDDMNFKCKRIDNAFEEKEEELRDLYADLNHKLNIANK, from the exons ATGACGGAGCTGTCACGAG AAATTGGAGAAGTTTGGTCAAGACTGTTTGACCATCGCCCATTTCTAAATGGTGAAATTAAGTTTATCCTAAAGGAATTTGAG gaaaAGAGAGGTGATCGTGAGGTAGAGAATCTATTCTCTATTCTTGAGACGCTAACAGAAACTAAAGATAATCAAGcagacaaaataaagaaaagtgGTGAACCAGCCCTGCCATTATTGAGTGAAAAATTAGAACAGGCGTTGCATCTTTGTGAAGAAGTCGAAAAGGAATATATTGATATTCAgaag cGAAGTGAGCAAAAGAGATTGGAAAATCAAGAAAAGAGACAAAAAGAATGGGATCAGTTCATTGATGATATGAACtttaaatgtaaaagaatTGACAACGCttttgaagaaaaagaagaagaactcAGAGATTTATATGCAGACTTGAACCACAAATTGAACATTGCAAATAAGTAG
- the Muted gene encoding biogenesis of lysosome-related organelles complex 1 subunit 5 isoform X1, giving the protein MFVNSVIVKHSKIGEVWSRLFDHRPFLNGEIKFILKEFEEKRGDREVENLFSILETLTETKDNQADKIKKSGEPALPLLSEKLEQALHLCEEVEKEYIDIQKRSEQKRLENQEKRQKEWDQFIDDMNFKCKRIDNAFEEKEEELRDLYADLNHKLNIANK; this is encoded by the exons atgtttgttaattcAGTCATTGTCAAACATAGTA AAATTGGAGAAGTTTGGTCAAGACTGTTTGACCATCGCCCATTTCTAAATGGTGAAATTAAGTTTATCCTAAAGGAATTTGAG gaaaAGAGAGGTGATCGTGAGGTAGAGAATCTATTCTCTATTCTTGAGACGCTAACAGAAACTAAAGATAATCAAGcagacaaaataaagaaaagtgGTGAACCAGCCCTGCCATTATTGAGTGAAAAATTAGAACAGGCGTTGCATCTTTGTGAAGAAGTCGAAAAGGAATATATTGATATTCAgaag cGAAGTGAGCAAAAGAGATTGGAAAATCAAGAAAAGAGACAAAAAGAATGGGATCAGTTCATTGATGATATGAACtttaaatgtaaaagaatTGACAACGCttttgaagaaaaagaagaagaactcAGAGATTTATATGCAGACTTGAACCACAAATTGAACATTGCAAATAAGTAG
- the Muted gene encoding biogenesis of lysosome-related organelles complex 1 subunit 5 isoform X3 — MLHIEIGEVWSRLFDHRPFLNGEIKFILKEFEEKRGDREVENLFSILETLTETKDNQADKIKKSGEPALPLLSEKLEQALHLCEEVEKEYIDIQKRSEQKRLENQEKRQKEWDQFIDDMNFKCKRIDNAFEEKEEELRDLYADLNHKLNIANK, encoded by the exons atgttacatatag AAATTGGAGAAGTTTGGTCAAGACTGTTTGACCATCGCCCATTTCTAAATGGTGAAATTAAGTTTATCCTAAAGGAATTTGAG gaaaAGAGAGGTGATCGTGAGGTAGAGAATCTATTCTCTATTCTTGAGACGCTAACAGAAACTAAAGATAATCAAGcagacaaaataaagaaaagtgGTGAACCAGCCCTGCCATTATTGAGTGAAAAATTAGAACAGGCGTTGCATCTTTGTGAAGAAGTCGAAAAGGAATATATTGATATTCAgaag cGAAGTGAGCAAAAGAGATTGGAAAATCAAGAAAAGAGACAAAAAGAATGGGATCAGTTCATTGATGATATGAACtttaaatgtaaaagaatTGACAACGCttttgaagaaaaagaagaagaactcAGAGATTTATATGCAGACTTGAACCACAAATTGAACATTGCAAATAAGTAG